In one Polaribacter sp. ALD11 genomic region, the following are encoded:
- a CDS encoding sensor histidine kinase, with protein sequence MLQLSHKTIQTIKTAFHIILITAITFQLLSKAFFSLPNDWLFFLTSGAVENFVFTLIAYLFYYFVLKLNGIWKKTGFVILFIIILIALAVLKEYRIHNSIAAQQTFEYFKSFLGLTLLFYLSIYFVNRLEYLNRYKKLEKELNQAKSQLLRQQFNPHFLFNAFNSLYSMSLKNHSKTPDTILKLSGMMRYLTDDTIINKVRLSKEIEFIEQYIAIEKIRFGEGSNINFNIEGNSNNVYIAPLLLVTFVENAFKHGFYTNNSNSFVAILMRISDTILEFEVKNSIQQKQHFQEETRKGKGLENVKERLKITYPKKHDLKIMNAENNFQINLKIELA encoded by the coding sequence ATGCTGCAATTATCACATAAAACGATACAAACAATTAAAACCGCTTTTCATATCATTTTAATTACTGCTATAACTTTTCAGCTTTTAAGTAAAGCTTTTTTCTCATTACCAAATGATTGGCTTTTCTTTTTGACAAGTGGCGCAGTAGAAAATTTTGTATTCACATTAATTGCTTATCTCTTTTATTATTTCGTATTAAAATTAAACGGTATTTGGAAAAAAACAGGTTTTGTTATCCTCTTTATTATAATATTAATAGCATTAGCAGTACTTAAAGAGTATAGAATACATAATAGTATTGCAGCTCAACAAACTTTTGAATATTTTAAAAGCTTTTTAGGGTTAACACTTCTATTTTATTTAAGTATCTATTTTGTAAATCGCTTAGAATATTTAAATCGCTATAAAAAGTTAGAAAAAGAATTAAACCAAGCTAAATCACAATTATTACGACAACAATTCAATCCACATTTTTTATTTAATGCATTCAATTCATTGTATAGCATGTCTTTAAAGAATCATTCAAAAACACCCGATACTATTTTAAAATTATCTGGAATGATGCGTTATTTAACAGATGATACTATAATAAATAAAGTTAGACTGTCTAAAGAAATTGAATTTATAGAGCAATATATTGCCATTGAAAAAATACGTTTTGGTGAGGGATCAAACATAAATTTCAATATAGAAGGAAATTCTAATAATGTCTATATAGCACCTTTATTATTAGTTACTTTTGTAGAGAATGCATTTAAACATGGGTTTTATACCAACAACTCTAATAGTTTTGTTGCTATTTTAATGCGAATTTCAGATACTATTTTAGAATTTGAGGTTAAAAATAGTATTCAACAAAAACAACATTTTCAGGAAGAAACTAGAAAAGGGAAAGGTTTAGAAAATGTAAAAGAAAGATTAAAAATTACCTATCCTAAAAAGCACGATTTAAAAATAATGAATGCTGAAAACAATTTTCAAATTAACTTAAAAATAGAATTAGCCTAA